The nucleotide window GTCCCGCCTCAGCCGGCGCGTGCTGGCGCTGGAGGAACGCCTGGGCGTGCGGCTGCTCAACCGCTCGTCGCGGCGCTTTTCGGTCACCGAGGTTGGGCGCGAGGTCCATGAGCGCTGCCGCGCCATGCTGATCGAGGCCGAAGCCGCCGAGCAGGCCGCCCTGCAAATGCACGCCGAGCCGCGCGGCGTGGTGCGCATGAGCTGCCCCAGCGGCCTGCTGACCTTTGGCTACGGCGAGATGCTGGCGCGCTTCATGGCGCAGCACCCGCAGGTCGAAGTGCATCTGGAGAGCACCGGCCGGCGCGTGGACGTGATCGCCGAGGGTGTCGACGTGGCGATCCGCGTGCGCTTTCCGCCGCTGGAATCGACCGAGCTGGTCATGCGGCGGCTGGACGAGAGCACGCAGTGCCTGGTCGCCAGCCCCTCGCTGGTGGCAGCGCCCCTGCAATCCCCCACCGACCTGGAGAACCTGCCCAGCCTGGACTTGGCGCCGCCTCGTGGCCGGCACGCCTGGCAGCTGCACCATGCGGACGGGCGGGTCGCCACCATCGCCCACCAGCCCCGGCTGGTCACGGGTGACATGTCGGTGCTGCGCGCTGCGGCCATCGCCGGGGTGGGCGTGGTGCAGCTGCCGACCATCTTCATCTGGGACGACGTGCAGGCCGGCCGCCTGTTGCACGTGCTGCCGACATGGCGGCCGCGTGCGGGCATCGTGCACGCGGTGTTTGCCTCGCGCCGCGGGCTGCTGCCGGCGGTGCGGGCGCTGGTGGATTTCCTTGCGGCCGAGTGCGCCGCGCGCCGCAGCAGCGTCGAGCGCGGCTTGGTGGAGGGTGGCGCGCAGCGGGAATGACAGGGGCAGTGCGGCCTGCCCGCTGCAGCCCCGGCATGCGACACAAGCTGTCGGACCCCCGGCCCATCATGCGTCCCCTGTTGATACAGGAGATGCCATGCCCCGTCACGTCCCCCGCTCCTCGCGCAGCGCGATGCCCGCCGACCGGTCCGACGCCATCACCCGCCTGTGGCTGCTGCGCATGCTGCAGGACCTGGGCGGCTACAAGCAGTGGATCCGCCCGCACGACTTCGGCAACGACAAGCTGGCCCGTGCGCTGGGCCTGGAGCATTGGCTCGAAGACGAGGGCGGCCGCATTTTCGACGCCAAGGCCGTGCGCCAGGAGTTGCGCCAGATGCACGCCCAGGCGCAGCGCCGCGCGCGCGGCACCCAGGTGGCGCCGGCGCTGCGCCGCAACGTCGCCCAGCTTGCCGCGCTGGCGCATCTGAGCGAGGCCGACTGCCGCATCCTGGAGTTCGCCTGCTGCGTGCACGCCGACTCGCTGCTGGAAGACGCCACCGACATGTTCGGCGACCTGACGGCGGCGCAGGTGGCGGCCTGCCTGGCCAGCATCCTGGACCTGCCCGCCGACACGGTGCGCGCGGCGCTGGCGCCCCAGTCGGTGCTGGCGCGCACCGGCCTGCTGACGCTGGACCGCAGCGGCCGCGGCTGGCTGCGCAGCCGGCTCGATCTGCTGTCGGGCAACTTTGCCGAACTGATGCAGACCGAAGCCGCCGACGTGCTGCACTTGCTGCGCGGCAAGGTCAGCGTGGCCGGGCCGGCGCGGCTGGCGCTGGACGACTACGGCCATATCCAGCCGCAGCTGGATATCGCCCTGCCCTACCTGCGCCAGACCCTGGACGCGCGCGGGCGCGGCGTCAACCTGTTCATCCACGGCACGCCCGGCACCGGCAAGACCGAGCTGGCGCGCACCCTGGCGCGGCAACTGGACTGCGAACTGTTCGAAGTCGCCAGCGAGGACGACGACGGCGACCCCACCAGCGCCGAGCGCCGTCTGCGCGCCTTCCGCGCGGCGCAGAGTTTTTTCGCCAGCCGCCGCGCCCTGCTGGTGTTCGACGAGGCCGAGGACGTGTTCAACGACAGCAGCAGCCCTTTCGGCGGCAAGAGCACGGCGCAGCTGCACAAGGCCTGGATCAACCGCATGCTGGAGGACAACCCGGTGCCGGTGCTATGGCTGTCCAACAGCGGGGCGCTGGACGCCGCCTTCATCCGGCGCTTCGACATGGTGTTCGAGCTGCCCGTGCCGCCGCAGCGCCAGCGCCAGCGCATCGTGCGCCAGCAGTGCGCCGGGCTGCTGGACGACGTGGCGGTCGAGCGCATGAGCGCCATCGAAGCGCTGGCCCCGGCCGTGGTGGCCCGCGCCGCGCAGGTGGTGCGCCGCATCGGGGACGCGCAGCCGGCGCAGCAGGCCTCGCAGGCGCTGGAGCGGCTGGTGGACAACACCTTGCAGGCCCAGGGGCACAGGGGGTTGGCGCAGCACGGCGCGGCGCGCCTGCCCGAGATCTACGACCCGGCCTTCCTCCACGCCGACGCGGACCTGGCCGCCATCGCCCGCGGCATCGCCGCGCAGCGCAGCGCCCGCCTGTGCCTGTACGGCCCGCCGGGCACCGGCAAGACGGCCTACGGACGCTGGCTGGCGCAGGAGCTGGACGCGCCGCTGCTGGTGCGGCGCGCGTCGGACCTGCAGTCCAAGTGGGTCGGCGAGTGCGAGAAGAACATCGCCCGTGCCTTCGAGGAAGCGCGCCACGGCGGCGCCGTGCTGCTGATCGACGAGGTGGACGGCTTCCTGCAGGACCGCTGCGGCGCGCAGCGCAGCTGGGAGGTCAGCCAGGTCAATGAAATGCTGACGCAGATGGAGGCTTTCGAAGGCGTCTTCATCGCCTCGACCAACCTCATGCAGGGGCTGGACCAGGCGGCGCTGCGGCGCTTCGACTTGAAGGTGAAGCTGGACTGGCTGCGGCCGGCGCAGGCGTGGGAGCTGCTGGTCCGCCATTGCCGGCAGCTGGGGCTGGCAGCGCCCGAGGCCGACGAACAGGCCCGGCTGGCGCGTCTGGCGCAACTGGCCCCCGGCGATTTCGCCGCGGTCGTGCGGCAAAGCCGCTTCAAGCCGCTGCCTGATGCCGCGACACTGGTGACGGCGCTGGCAGCCGAGTGCGCGCTCAAGGAGGGCAGCCATGCCAGCATCGGGTTCGTGTAAGCAAGAACGGTCGCTTTTTTTTGGTCAAAATGGCCTTCAGTCGGCGTCAATCAATCGCCTGCAGCTATCAAAACAGGAGGAAACCCGCCTCCTTTCGCAACCGCTCGGCAGCACCCACCAGCCATGACCCAAGCTGAAGACACCCACGTCCTGCGTCTGCGCGACATCGCCGCCTGGCAGTTCCCGCAGCTCGCAGAGGGCGGGCGCCCCATCGTGGCGGCCATCCCTTCCCTGCAGCGCGGCGCGGTCTGGAAGCCGCAGCAAGTCGAGCTGCTGTGGGATTCGATACTGCGCGGTTTTCCGGTCGGGTCGCTGGTCGTGAGCCCGGTGCTCGTCGGGCAGGAGCCCCGCTCCGGCAGGCACGGCCCGGGCTGGTCGAAAGATCGCATCACCCACCATCTGCTCGACGGCCAGCAGCGCTGCAACGCCATCGCGCTGGGCTTTCAGGACCATCTGGCAGACGCCGAGGCCGACCCGGACAGCACGCTGTGGCTGGACCTGGCGCCGCAGGCCCACTTTGCGCCCAACAGCAGCCGCGCCTTTTTGGTGCGCCTGTGCAGCAGCGCCCATCCCTGGGGCTATGGCACCCAGGACCCGCCAGATGTCTGCATCCTGAAAGCCCACCAGATACGCGAGGCGCTGCGCGACGACTACCGGCTGCCCCTGCAGCCCCAGGACCTCGACTACCAGCGCCCTCGCCCAAAGGACACCTGGCCTCACAAAGCGGGCGTGCCGGTGCCGCTGTCGTGGCTGCTGCAGTGCGCCGCCGAGAGCCAGAGCGAAAGTGCGCTGTGGCTGGCGCTGCAGGCACGGCTGGAGCGGCGCTTCATGATCGGTGCATTGGACGAGCGCCACTGGGCCAGCAAGGCGCATCGCTTTCTGCAGCAAGCCGACCGGGCGGCCTTGCAGGACCTGGCCGAGGCATTGCACGCGGTGGCGAGCGCGCGGATCGTCGCCCTGGCGGTGAGTCCACGCGCGCTCTCGCGCAGCACGCGCCAGGAGGACGCCAGCGACGCCGCCGCGCCAGAAGCCGGCCAGCGCATCGCCAACGTCGAGCACCTGTTTCAGCGCCTGAACGCGGGCGGCACCGAACTGCGCGGGGACGAGCTGCTGTATTCCATGATCAAGGCCTACTGGCCAGGCATCGAGACCACGATCGACGCCCTGCCCTCCAGGCCACCTGCCACGCAGGTGGCGCTGCTGGGCACGCGCGTCGCCCTGTCCGATGCCGGCGAGGGCGGTCCTCGCGGAGCGCTGAGCGTCACCCAGCTGCGCGCCATGGCCCACCCGGCGCAGACCCGCAAGCCCGAGCTGCACGCACGCGAGCGTCAGCGCATCGAGGACATGTTCGACCTGCGCCGCTCCTGTGCCGGCGACCCGGCGCACATCGCCCGGATATTGAAGGTGGTCGATGGCTGGCTGCTCTACGACGCCCAGCACAACCCCTGGGGCTTGCCGCCGGCGCTGCGCTCGCAAATGGCCGAGAAGTGCCCCGAGGTGTTTTTCTTCCTGATGCTGGTGGCGCGCGAAGCCCTGTCACAGCCGGACGATCTGCAGCCCGGCGAGACCGTGCGCCGCCGCCTGGTCGGGCTCGCCAGCGCCATCCACTGGTTCGGCCTGGACACCCCCGCCGCCGTGCGGGAGCTGTGGAAGATGGGATCGCCAAGAGACTGGCTGCAGCCGCGCACTTTCGAAGGCGCGTTGGCGCGGCTCAAGAATCTGGGCGAAGCCCGCAGCGGCGTCGCACCCCTGCTTTCCCCCGCGCAGCTGGCGGAGGTCATCGAAGCGCCCAGCGCGCAGACGCTGAAGGACTGGGACTGGTGGCACACATTGATCGCCAGCCCCACTGCCGACCAGAAAGAGCAGGGCGAGCGCCAGGCGCGCTATTGGCCGCTGCTGAAGAAGCTGCCCTACTGCCAGCCGCTGCTGATGTATGCCCAACGGGCCTGGATGGCGCGGCGCTTCGCCTACGACCCGCACGTCAACGCTTTCTGGGACGAGCACAACCGGCCCTGGGACTTCGATCACATCCTGCCGCAGTCCTATTTCACCGACAAGCGCGGCACCGAGTACATGGCCGTGTGCCAGCGCTGGGGGCACACCATCGGCAACCTGCATATCGTGCGCTTCGAGGAAAACCGCAGCCGCCAGGACCGCGCGGCATCGGAAAGCATCGCCTGCGACCATCTGGAGCTGGCCTGGCTGCGCGATGGCGAGGGGCGGGATCTGCGCCCGGCCTTTTCCCTCGACCATGGCGACGTGCGCGGCAATGGCCGGGATAGGCCGATGGACGAGCAACGCGACAGGGTGCTGGGCTTCGTGCATGCTGCCCGCACGCGCCTGCTGCGCGTCTACTCGGAGTGGTATGCGCAACTGGACATCGAGGTCATGCTGTAGGGCCTGTTAACGCCGTGGAGAAAGAGCACGAGACATGGACGACATCGTCAAACAAGCCATGGCCAAGTGGCCGCGGGTGCCGCATTGCAGCGGCTGGCTGGGGCTGGATGCGCGCGGCCGGTGGTGGCTGCGCGACGACGCCGCGCAGGCGTTGGGCTCTTTCACCAGCGGCGTGCCTGGCGCGCGCGGCAGTCTGCTGGAGCATGACGGGCTGATTGCCTTCATCGGGCGCAACTACGAGGCCGACGCGCAGGGGCAGTGGTTCTTCCAAAACGGCCCGCAGCGGGTCTACGTCGAGCTGGAGGCCACTCCCTGGATATGGCGCCTGCAGGGCGACGGCCGCGTGCTCTCGCACACCGGGCGCAACGCGCAGCCGACCGGGCTGTGGCTGGACGAGGTGGGCCGCGCCTACCTGCTCACCGACCTGGGCTTCGGACTGGTGCACAGCCAGGATGTGGTCCTGATGGCGCAAGCCGTCGAACAGGGGCGCTGGGTGCCCGAGGAGATCGCCGCGGCCGCCATGCCCGCACGCTTCGGCTTCATCGCCAGCCCGCAGCAGCAGGCGGGCGGCGCAAGCGACTCCACGGCCACCGCGACGGATCAGAATCGCTCGCCCGGCCCCAGGTAGCGCCACTGCCCTACCGGCAGCTGCCCCAGCAGCACGCGGCCGATGCGGATGCGCTTGAGGCCCACCACCTTCAGGCCTACCTGTTCGCACATGCGGCGGATCTGGCGCTTCTTGCCCTCGGTCAGCACGAAGCGCAGCTGCTCGGCGTTCTGCCATTCGACCTGCGCGGGCTTCAAAGGCTGGCCGTCCAGGCTGAGGCCGTGGCGCAGCCGCTCCAGTTGCTGCGCCGGAAAGGCCGTGCGCACTTCCTGCGCCACGTCGCCGTATTGCACGCGCACCAGGTATTCCTTGTCGATGGTCGAGTCCTCGCCGATCAACTGGCGCGCCACGCGGCCGTCCTGCGTCAGCACCAGCAGGCCGACAGAGTCGATGTCGAGCCGCCCGCATGGCGCCAGGCCTCGCAACTGCGCCGGCGAAAAGCGTGTGCGGCTGGCGTCGCCCGCCCAGTGCGTGCGCGGGCCGATCAAGGCGACCGCCGGCGTGTGCCCGTCCTCGGCCTGGCCGCTGACGTAGCCCATGGGCTTGTGCAGCACGATGGTCACCTGCTCGCGCTGCTGGCCCTGCGCGGCGCGGTCGATGTCGATGTGGGCGTGGGCGGCGACCTGCTGGCCCATGACGGCGACCTGGCCGTCGACGCGCACCCAGCCGCGCTCGATCCACGCATCAGCCTCGCGGCGCGAGCACAGGCCCAGCTC belongs to Melaminivora suipulveris and includes:
- a CDS encoding LysR substrate-binding domain-containing protein, giving the protein MQDLNDLQYFAAVVEHGGFAAAGRALGVQKSRLSRRVLALEERLGVRLLNRSSRRFSVTEVGREVHERCRAMLIEAEAAEQAALQMHAEPRGVVRMSCPSGLLTFGYGEMLARFMAQHPQVEVHLESTGRRVDVIAEGVDVAIRVRFPPLESTELVMRRLDESTQCLVASPSLVAAPLQSPTDLENLPSLDLAPPRGRHAWQLHHADGRVATIAHQPRLVTGDMSVLRAAAIAGVGVVQLPTIFIWDDVQAGRLLHVLPTWRPRAGIVHAVFASRRGLLPAVRALVDFLAAECAARRSSVERGLVEGGAQRE
- a CDS encoding ATP-binding protein, whose translation is MPRHVPRSSRSAMPADRSDAITRLWLLRMLQDLGGYKQWIRPHDFGNDKLARALGLEHWLEDEGGRIFDAKAVRQELRQMHAQAQRRARGTQVAPALRRNVAQLAALAHLSEADCRILEFACCVHADSLLEDATDMFGDLTAAQVAACLASILDLPADTVRAALAPQSVLARTGLLTLDRSGRGWLRSRLDLLSGNFAELMQTEAADVLHLLRGKVSVAGPARLALDDYGHIQPQLDIALPYLRQTLDARGRGVNLFIHGTPGTGKTELARTLARQLDCELFEVASEDDDGDPTSAERRLRAFRAAQSFFASRRALLVFDEAEDVFNDSSSPFGGKSTAQLHKAWINRMLEDNPVPVLWLSNSGALDAAFIRRFDMVFELPVPPQRQRQRIVRQQCAGLLDDVAVERMSAIEALAPAVVARAAQVVRRIGDAQPAQQASQALERLVDNTLQAQGHRGLAQHGAARLPEIYDPAFLHADADLAAIARGIAAQRSARLCLYGPPGTGKTAYGRWLAQELDAPLLVRRASDLQSKWVGECEKNIARAFEEARHGGAVLLIDEVDGFLQDRCGAQRSWEVSQVNEMLTQMEAFEGVFIASTNLMQGLDQAALRRFDLKVKLDWLRPAQAWELLVRHCRQLGLAAPEADEQARLARLAQLAPGDFAAVVRQSRFKPLPDAATLVTALAAECALKEGSHASIGFV
- a CDS encoding DUF262 domain-containing protein, producing the protein MTQAEDTHVLRLRDIAAWQFPQLAEGGRPIVAAIPSLQRGAVWKPQQVELLWDSILRGFPVGSLVVSPVLVGQEPRSGRHGPGWSKDRITHHLLDGQQRCNAIALGFQDHLADAEADPDSTLWLDLAPQAHFAPNSSRAFLVRLCSSAHPWGYGTQDPPDVCILKAHQIREALRDDYRLPLQPQDLDYQRPRPKDTWPHKAGVPVPLSWLLQCAAESQSESALWLALQARLERRFMIGALDERHWASKAHRFLQQADRAALQDLAEALHAVASARIVALAVSPRALSRSTRQEDASDAAAPEAGQRIANVEHLFQRLNAGGTELRGDELLYSMIKAYWPGIETTIDALPSRPPATQVALLGTRVALSDAGEGGPRGALSVTQLRAMAHPAQTRKPELHARERQRIEDMFDLRRSCAGDPAHIARILKVVDGWLLYDAQHNPWGLPPALRSQMAEKCPEVFFFLMLVAREALSQPDDLQPGETVRRRLVGLASAIHWFGLDTPAAVRELWKMGSPRDWLQPRTFEGALARLKNLGEARSGVAPLLSPAQLAEVIEAPSAQTLKDWDWWHTLIASPTADQKEQGERQARYWPLLKKLPYCQPLLMYAQRAWMARRFAYDPHVNAFWDEHNRPWDFDHILPQSYFTDKRGTEYMAVCQRWGHTIGNLHIVRFEENRSRQDRAASESIACDHLELAWLRDGEGRDLRPAFSLDHGDVRGNGRDRPMDEQRDRVLGFVHAARTRLLRVYSEWYAQLDIEVML
- a CDS encoding DUF2946 family protein; translated protein: MDDIVKQAMAKWPRVPHCSGWLGLDARGRWWLRDDAAQALGSFTSGVPGARGSLLEHDGLIAFIGRNYEADAQGQWFFQNGPQRVYVELEATPWIWRLQGDGRVLSHTGRNAQPTGLWLDEVGRAYLLTDLGFGLVHSQDVVLMAQAVEQGRWVPEEIAAAAMPARFGFIASPQQQAGGASDSTATATDQNRSPGPR
- a CDS encoding pseudouridine synthase, whose product is MQRLNKRMAELGLCSRREADAWIERGWVRVDGQVAVMGQQVAAHAHIDIDRAAQGQQREQVTIVLHKPMGYVSGQAEDGHTPAVALIGPRTHWAGDASRTRFSPAQLRGLAPCGRLDIDSVGLLVLTQDGRVARQLIGEDSTIDKEYLVRVQYGDVAQEVRTAFPAQQLERLRHGLSLDGQPLKPAQVEWQNAEQLRFVLTEGKKRQIRRMCEQVGLKVVGLKRIRIGRVLLGQLPVGQWRYLGPGERF